A segment of the Leptospira barantonii genome:
GAATTCTCGAAAGAAATTGAGCGATCCAATACTCGTCCGTTCCGGGATTGGCCGGGTTCATGTGATTTGCCGGATTACACGCGGATAAAAAGATCAAAAGAATAGAGATCGCAAGAAAAGATTTCATTTTATACCCGACAAAAAATTCGAATTTGACCGCTTTTGAAAACCCGAACATCACCCGTTAGTTTATAAACGATATCCGTTACTCGTAGCATAAGTTCCGTTATTTGGAAAGAAATTAACACGTCATAGGGGAATCTATCCTATGTATTCTTTGCTTGAAAATCGAAATCCAAGACAACTCGTTACTTCTATTTCGTAAAGAAGTCGACTTCTCAAGGTGGGCCGTGGTATCCGTACTGAACCCCTAAAAAGAGTTTTTCCTCAGATGAACCTAGAGACTGAAATCAGACAAGAAACGAATCTTTGCGATAAATCCGGAAACCTAAATTTGAACGCGGTCGGCTGGGCGAAAAAGCCGTTACACAGATGTAATCTGAGCGGACATTATTTAAGAAAGAAAAAATGGAACTACTGGTGTATCTATGACGAGAATTTTCTGGTCTCGTTTACGATCTCGGATGTCGATTATGCCGGAGTTATCTTTGTATATTGGCTCAATCGAAAAACCGGTGACTTCGAGGAAGGAACCATTCTTACTCCGTTCGGTTCCGGTGTAAGCCTCGGACAATTGGTGGGAAGCAACGCGACGTACATAGGAAACAACGCTCGTCTTCAATTCTTCAGAGAGGAAGAAGGTTATCGTCTTTCCGTAAATTTTTCACCGAAGAATAAGATCCCCGTTCAAGCGGAGATCTTTGTTCCCGTTCCCGAGAATTGGGAAACGTTAAACGTCGTTGTTCCTTGGTCCAAAAGAAGATTTCAATTTACCGAAAAGTTGTTCGGAGTAGGCGCGGAAGGAACGGTTCGTTACGGCGCGATGGAATATAAGTTCAGTCCCGATTCTTCCTTTGCTTGTTTAGATTATGGAAGAGGGGTTTGGCCTTATTCCACGAAATGGAATTGGGCTTCGATGGTGGCGCATAACGCGAACGATAGAATCGCGATGAACTTGGGCGCGGGTTGGACCGACGATACGGGCACGACCGAAAACGCGATCTTGATCAACGGAAGAATTTATAAAATTCCATCGGATGCGGTTTTCGAAATCGATCGAGAAAACTGGATGAAACCTTGGCGTCTTTATACGAAAGATTCTCAAGCAATCGATCTTCAGTTTATTCCGGACTTTCACAGAAAGGCCGCGACGAATACGGGGATTCTCGCTTCTTCGGTTCACCAGATGATCGGAAAGTTCGAAGGTGTGATTCGCCTGGGTAAAAACGAATATAAAATCTCCAACGGTCAGGGTTGGGCGGAAGATCATATCGCGAGATGGTGAATTCTTCCGAAAATTTTATCTACAACATCGCGTCCAAAAAAGACTACGAAGAGGCGCTGAAGAACGGATTCTATATTACGGATTCATTAAGTTCCGAAGGATTTATTCACAGTTCCAAAAAGAATCAAGTCGAAGATACGGCGAATCGGATTTTTCCGGGAAGAAAGGATTTGGTTCTTTTGTTCGTGAATACGGATCGATTGAAATCTCCGTTGAAGTTCGAGGCTTCGGGTTCCTCCAAGTTTTCCAAAGAGGATGGGAAGAATATTTTTCCTCATATTTACGGACCCTTGAACGTGGACGCGATCGAAAAGGTTTTGGAAATTTCTCCGAACGAAAACGGGAAATTTCGATTTTCATTTTTGGATTGAATCGGGCGAAGATCCAAGATCCCATTTTTAAGGAGCGTGACGGAAGATGAAAAAAGAAATCATACGTTGTGCTTGGGCGACGGACGATCCGCATTACATTCAATATCACGACAAAGAATGGGGAACTCCCGTTCACGACGATCGCACTCTATTCGAATTTTTGATTTTGGAAGGAGCACAGGCCGGACTTTCCTGGATCACCATCCTTAAAAAGCGCGACGGCTATCGAAAAGCATTCGATAACTTCGACGTCGACAAGGTCGCTTCCTACAAAGAAAAGAAAATCCAGTCTCTTTTAAAGGACGAAGGAATCGTTCGAAACGAATTGAAGATCCGATCCGCGGTTAAAAACGCACAAGAATTTTTGAATATTCAAAAAGAATACGGTTCATTCGACAATTACATCTGGGGTTTTACGAATCATAAAATCGTCTACAACATTTGGAAAACGAAACGGGAAGTTCCGAGTAGCACTTCCGAATCGGACGAGATGAGCAAGGCCCTCAAAAAGAAAGGTTTTAAATTCGTGGGTTCCACGATTTGTTACGCGTTTATGCAGGCGACCGGAATGGTCATGGATCATACGACGGATTGTTTTCGTTTTGTGAAAAAGCCGAAGTAGGAATGCTGTCGTACTTCCGACGGAATTTTCGTAAAATGCGGCCCCACCCGCGTTTAGGGTGGTGGTGGAGTGGCGGTGGGCAAACTCCGGCGAGTTTTTCACTAACAGAAAATTCAGTTTCTGTAAAGTAAAATTCTCCCGCCGTCGTTCTGTCGTACCTCCGACATGGATGCGACCCATAGGGAGCATTCCGCTGAGTTGATCTATGGGAAATTTTTTCGAATTGCTTCCTTTGAAACGTTTCCGTCCCAGTCCGTTTGAATCAAAAGCGCATCGATATACGATGCCGGTTTTTTCTTCGTATAAGAGAGAATGACGTAGCCTTTATCGTTTTTTAGAATTTTGTTCGCCATATACAATCGTTGAGAATGTTTTTTCTCGGAGATTTTTTTACCGGAAGAATCGAACTTGATCAAGGTCATCGGACCTTCTCCGCCCGCTAACACTCCCAAAAATCCCTGGTCGGGCGATTCGATGATCAGACTAAGAAAGTTGAATCCGCCTAAGCGTTGTTTGGTTTCCCAGATCGTTTCCCCTTTGGGCGAAAGTTTTAAAAGCCACACCGCGTCTTTTCCTGCGCCGGCAATTCCACCCGACAAAAGCAGATTCCCGTTCGAAAGTTTGAGAAGGGAGATTGCCAGATCCTCCGCTCCGGGAGTTGCAAAGGTTTTTTTCCAGAGTTGTTTTCCGTCGGAATCGTATCGATGAACCACCACGTCTCTCTGCGATTCTCGACCGGACACGTTATCCGTGCTTACTGCAAAAACGATTCCTTCTTCGTAACCGACGCTTGCATTCGGAGCAAACGAAAGATCGGGAATGTGTTTCGCGTTCTTTACCGCTCCGTCCTTTCCGAAAAGAACGTATAAGAAACTCGTTTTGATCGCGTTCACGATCGTAGTAGTGTTTCCGTTCTTTTCTTCGGTTTCAACCCTATGAGAAACGGAAACAAGACCGCGAAACTTCTCGTTCGAAAGTTCCTGAAACGAATACAAGTGCGGGTCTTCCTCTCCGCAAAATCCGTCGCAGATTTCCTTTGCGAGAATGATTCGATCGCTCGTAAGTTCTCCCCGATCGTCGTATTTGGAAAAGATGAGTTTGCGGTTGTTGGTTGCGCTTCCGATCGTTCCCGCGGTTACAAAACCTCCGTCTTGGGTCGAAACAAGATTTTGAATACTTTCGAAATTATGAATTCCGATCGTATATCCTTCCATATCCACCGGTTTGCTCGTGAAAAGATATTTCCACCAGACGGGATTTCCGTTCCCGTCGATCTTGGCCGACCACGCGGTGCTATAAATTTTCTTTTCGATCTTAGCGTTGGAATCTTGTCTGCTACAATCGTTTGCGGAACCGGTCACCACAAAACTCCCGTCTTTCAATTGTGTTAAACCGGAAGGAAGTTCCTCTGGACATTCATTCGGTTTCATTCCGTTGTATTGTTCTCCGCCGAAAACGGTCTGCCAAAGCGAAGTAGTTTGGGGGAAGACGGAAGCGCTTCCCATTAAAAGAACGAAAGTGAGAATGATAAGTTTAAGCGGTTTCATGATGGAATTCCTCGTGGGACCGGAAGTTTCATCATGAAGCGCCTTCTTGTAAAGAAATTATTTTATTTTCAGTTATAGTAAGTTTTCGAATTATAATCGAAATGACTTGAATTGGAATTCGCTCTTTACAAAAGGAGAGAGTCGTTCCGTTTGAGAATAGAAATCTTACAGAATCAAAAATTCATGATATAGGTGAAATCGAAATGAAACCCGCCGAAGACATTCTCGGTCAAAAAGAAAAAAGAGCCTTTCGAATCGGATATATCTTAAGAGCGATTTTGGCTCTTTCTTTCATTCCGCCCAGTCTATCCATTTCTCAAAGCGGCACCGAACGGCTTTGGATTTTGGTTTTATATGTAGGAACGATCGCCGTTTCCTGCACGATGCTTTGGTTTCTTTCCAAGGAACGTTTTTGTTTAAAAGACGACAACCGTATCGCCGGATGGCTCGGAGTTCTTTTGGATGTTCTGATTCTTTCCATTCTTCCCTGGACATGGTACGATTCTGTGGGAGGAGATTCCATACCGAGAACGTATTTGATGAAGACCGCATTCA
Coding sequences within it:
- a CDS encoding DUF2804 domain-containing protein, which gives rise to MNLETEIRQETNLCDKSGNLNLNAVGWAKKPLHRCNLSGHYLRKKKWNYWCIYDENFLVSFTISDVDYAGVIFVYWLNRKTGDFEEGTILTPFGSGVSLGQLVGSNATYIGNNARLQFFREEEGYRLSVNFSPKNKIPVQAEIFVPVPENWETLNVVVPWSKRRFQFTEKLFGVGAEGTVRYGAMEYKFSPDSSFACLDYGRGVWPYSTKWNWASMVAHNANDRIAMNLGAGWTDDTGTTENAILINGRIYKIPSDAVFEIDRENWMKPWRLYTKDSQAIDLQFIPDFHRKAATNTGILASSVHQMIGKFEGVIRLGKNEYKISNGQGWAEDHIARW
- a CDS encoding DUF952 domain-containing protein yields the protein MVNSSENFIYNIASKKDYEEALKNGFYITDSLSSEGFIHSSKKNQVEDTANRIFPGRKDLVLLFVNTDRLKSPLKFEASGSSKFSKEDGKNIFPHIYGPLNVDAIEKVLEISPNENGKFRFSFLD
- a CDS encoding DNA-3-methyladenine glycosylase I, with amino-acid sequence MKKEIIRCAWATDDPHYIQYHDKEWGTPVHDDRTLFEFLILEGAQAGLSWITILKKRDGYRKAFDNFDVDKVASYKEKKIQSLLKDEGIVRNELKIRSAVKNAQEFLNIQKEYGSFDNYIWGFTNHKIVYNIWKTKREVPSSTSESDEMSKALKKKGFKFVGSTICYAFMQATGMVMDHTTDCFRFVKKPK